One Curtobacterium sp. BH-2-1-1 genomic region harbors:
- a CDS encoding DarT ssDNA thymidine ADP-ribosyltransferase family protein has protein sequence MTDECIHGFPTELCDICAPRQREAAELPTTPTPRRTRITTSLRTVPGQAATPASSLRSPVPDLPEARDFASLRAHHVTHVDNLDDIVGSGAILASDAVTPVVDVASAAARAARAEAHAPDGSPVAAHVPFTLSPDATRWDELRTGAEGERWSDAARRTRATEYIMLVVPVSAFGASVIVADQDADAEDVRFAVGPEAATNLIRRTDFTDPEMLGLELLAGPSVPFSAVAVIGVPNDRVRQTVKAVLKDHGGHAPRVAVFPPWFVPPVVAE, from the coding sequence GTGACTGACGAGTGCATCCACGGATTCCCCACCGAACTCTGCGACATCTGCGCGCCACGGCAGCGCGAGGCAGCAGAGCTCCCCACCACCCCGACCCCGCGTCGCACCCGGATCACCACCTCGCTCCGGACCGTGCCCGGCCAGGCGGCGACCCCGGCGTCCTCGCTGCGGTCCCCGGTGCCCGACCTGCCCGAGGCGCGTGACTTCGCCTCGCTCCGCGCGCACCACGTGACGCACGTGGACAACCTCGACGACATCGTGGGGTCCGGTGCGATCCTCGCGTCGGACGCCGTGACGCCGGTCGTCGACGTCGCCTCCGCCGCTGCCCGGGCCGCACGCGCCGAGGCACACGCCCCCGACGGCTCCCCGGTCGCCGCGCACGTGCCGTTCACGCTGTCGCCCGACGCGACCCGCTGGGACGAGCTGCGCACCGGCGCCGAGGGCGAGCGGTGGTCCGACGCGGCCCGCCGGACCCGGGCGACGGAGTACATCATGCTCGTCGTGCCGGTGTCGGCCTTCGGGGCGTCGGTCATCGTCGCCGACCAGGACGCCGACGCCGAGGACGTCCGGTTCGCGGTCGGGCCCGAGGCCGCGACGAACCTCATCCGTCGCACGGACTTCACCGACCCGGAGATGCTCGGCCTCGAGCTGCTCGCCGGCCCGAGCGTGCCGTTCTCCGCCGTCGCGGTCATCGGCGTCCCCAACGACCGCGTCCGCCAGACGGTCAAGGCCGTGCTCAAGGACCACGGCGGACACGCTCCCCGGGTCGCGGTCTTCCCCCCGTGGTTCGTCCCCCCGGTGGTCGCGGAGTAG
- the rpsJ gene encoding 30S ribosomal protein S10 has product MAGQKIRIRLKSYDHEVIDTSARKIVDTVTRAGATVVGPVPLPTEKNVVTVIRSPHKYKDSREHFEKRTHKRVIDIVDPTPKAVDSLMRLDLPADVNIEIKL; this is encoded by the coding sequence ATGGCGGGACAGAAGATCCGCATCCGGCTCAAGTCGTACGACCACGAGGTCATCGACACGTCGGCCCGGAAGATCGTCGACACGGTGACCCGTGCCGGTGCGACCGTGGTCGGCCCGGTGCCGCTCCCCACCGAGAAGAACGTGGTCACCGTGATCCGTTCTCCCCACAAGTACAAGGACTCGCGCGAGCACTTCGAGAAGCGCACGCACAAGCGGGTCATCGACATCGTCGACCCGACGCCGAAGGCCGTCGACTCGCTCATGCGACTCGACCTCCCGGCCGACGTCAACATCGAGATCAAGCTGTAA
- the rplC gene encoding 50S ribosomal protein L3: MANSTKTVKGLLGKKLGMTQVWDENNKFIPVTVIEVGPNVVTQIRNVERDGYEAIQIAAGAIDPRKVNKPAAGHFEAAGVTPRRTLTEIRTNDSAEYTLGQELTVDTFEAGQKVDVVGTSKGKGFAGVMKRHGFAGVSASHGAHRNHRKPGSIGASSTPSRVFKGMRMAGRMGGERVTVLNLTVHAVDAEKGLLLVKGAIPGARGRSVFVRTAVKGK, encoded by the coding sequence ATGGCGAACTCAACCAAGACCGTCAAGGGCCTCCTCGGCAAGAAGCTCGGGATGACCCAGGTGTGGGACGAGAACAACAAGTTCATCCCCGTCACCGTGATCGAGGTCGGCCCGAACGTGGTCACCCAGATCCGCAACGTCGAGCGCGACGGCTACGAGGCGATCCAGATCGCCGCCGGCGCCATCGACCCGCGCAAGGTCAACAAGCCGGCCGCCGGCCACTTCGAGGCAGCCGGGGTCACCCCGCGCCGCACCCTCACGGAGATCCGCACCAACGACTCCGCTGAGTACACGCTCGGCCAGGAGCTCACCGTCGACACGTTCGAGGCGGGCCAGAAGGTCGACGTCGTCGGCACCTCCAAGGGCAAGGGCTTCGCCGGTGTCATGAAGCGCCACGGCTTCGCCGGTGTGTCCGCTTCGCACGGTGCCCACCGCAACCACCGCAAGCCCGGTTCGATCGGTGCTTCGTCGACCCCGTCGCGTGTCTTCAAGGGCATGCGCATGGCGGGTCGCATGGGTGGCGAGCGTGTGACCGTCCTCAACCTCACGGTGCACGCCGTCGACGCCGAGAAGGGTCTGCTGCTCGTCAAGGGCGCGATCCCCGGTGCTCGCGGTCGCTCCGTCTTCGTCCGCACCGCCGTGAAGGGTAAGTGA
- the rplD gene encoding 50S ribosomal protein L4 has protein sequence MATTTATTIDVLDASGVKSGTVELPAELFDVETNVPLIHQVVTAQLAAARQGTHKTKNRGEVRGAGRKPFKQKGTGRSRQGSVRAPEHTGGGVVHGPTPRDYSQRTPKKMIAAALLGSLSDRARGGRISAVEGFVAAEVPSTKTARTLIEKVAPVKHVLVVLEQDDELTLKSIRNLPNVHALSYGQLNAYDVLKADALVFSKSALDAFIASKTAKEISA, from the coding sequence ATGGCCACCACGACCGCAACCACGATCGACGTCCTCGACGCATCGGGCGTCAAGTCCGGCACCGTCGAGCTCCCCGCCGAGCTCTTCGATGTCGAGACCAACGTCCCGCTGATCCACCAGGTCGTCACCGCGCAGCTCGCAGCCGCGCGTCAGGGCACCCACAAGACCAAGAACCGCGGCGAGGTCCGCGGTGCTGGTCGCAAGCCGTTCAAGCAGAAGGGCACCGGCCGCTCCCGTCAGGGTTCGGTCCGCGCTCCGGAGCACACCGGTGGTGGCGTCGTCCACGGACCGACCCCGCGCGACTACTCGCAGCGCACCCCGAAGAAGATGATCGCCGCTGCTCTGCTCGGCTCGCTCTCGGACCGCGCCCGCGGTGGCCGCATCTCCGCTGTGGAGGGCTTCGTCGCGGCCGAGGTGCCGTCGACCAAGACCGCCCGCACGCTCATCGAGAAGGTCGCGCCCGTCAAGCACGTGCTCGTCGTGCTCGAGCAGGACGACGAGCTCACGCTCAAGTCGATCCGCAACCTGCCGAACGTCCACGCGCTCTCGTACGGCCAGCTCAACGCCTACGACGTGCTCAAGGCCGACGCGCTCGTCTTCAGCAAGAGCGCACTCGACGCCTTCATCGCGTCGAAGACCGCGAAGGAGATCTCCGCATGA
- the rplW gene encoding 50S ribosomal protein L23, translated as MSGFNKDPRDIIISPVVSEKSYGLIDQGKYTFIVDPRSNKTEIKLAIEKIFDVKVASINTLNRPGKTRRTRFGMGKRKDTKRAIVTLKSGSIDIFTAVG; from the coding sequence ATGAGCGGCTTCAACAAGGACCCGCGCGACATCATCATCTCGCCGGTCGTCTCGGAGAAGAGCTACGGCCTGATCGACCAGGGCAAGTACACGTTCATCGTGGACCCCCGTTCGAACAAGACCGAGATCAAGCTCGCCATCGAGAAGATCTTCGACGTCAAGGTCGCGAGCATCAACACGCTGAACCGTCCGGGCAAGACCCGTCGCACGCGCTTCGGCATGGGCAAGCGCAAGGACACCAAGCGTGCCATCGTGACGCTCAAGTCCGGTTCGATCGACATCTTCACGGCTGTCGGCTGA
- the rplB gene encoding 50S ribosomal protein L2, producing MAIRNYKPTTPGRRGSSVADFAEITRSTPEKSLLRPLPKTGGRNSSGRITTRHIGGGHKRQYRVIDFRRHDKDGIDAKVAHIEYDPNRTARIALLHYVDGTKRYIIAPNKLKQGDVIEQGAGADIKPGNNLPLRNIPVGTVVHAIELRPGGGAKLARSAGASVRLVAKDGPYAQLRLPSGEVRNVDARCRATIGEVGNAEQSNINWGKAGRMRWKGVRPTVRGVAMNPVDHPHGGGEGKTSGGRHPVSPWGQAEGRTRKPNKPSDKLIVRRRNAGKKRK from the coding sequence ATGGCTATTCGTAACTACAAGCCGACGACCCCCGGTCGTCGCGGCTCGTCGGTCGCCGACTTCGCTGAGATCACCCGTTCGACGCCGGAGAAGTCGCTGCTTCGTCCGCTGCCGAAGACCGGTGGCCGCAACAGCTCCGGCCGCATCACCACCCGTCACATCGGTGGTGGCCACAAGCGTCAGTACCGCGTGATCGACTTCCGTCGTCACGACAAGGACGGCATCGACGCCAAGGTCGCGCACATCGAGTACGACCCGAACCGCACGGCGCGCATCGCGCTCCTGCACTACGTGGACGGCACGAAGCGCTACATCATCGCGCCGAACAAGCTCAAGCAGGGCGACGTCATCGAGCAGGGCGCCGGTGCGGACATCAAGCCGGGCAACAACCTGCCGCTGCGCAACATCCCCGTGGGTACCGTCGTGCACGCGATCGAGCTCCGCCCCGGTGGCGGCGCCAAGCTCGCGCGTTCGGCCGGCGCCTCGGTGCGTCTCGTCGCCAAGGACGGCCCCTACGCGCAGCTCCGTCTGCCGTCGGGCGAGGTCCGCAACGTCGACGCACGCTGCCGCGCCACGATCGGCGAGGTCGGCAACGCCGAGCAGTCGAACATCAACTGGGGCAAGGCCGGCCGCATGCGCTGGAAGGGCGTCCGCCCGACCGTGCGTGGTGTCGCGATGAACCCGGTCGACCACCCGCACGGTGGTGGCGAGGGCAAGACCTCCGGTGGCCGTCACCCGGTCAGCCCGTGGGGTCAGGCCGAGGGTCGCACGCGCAAGCCGAACAAGCCGAGCGACAAGCTCATCGTCCGTCGCCGTAACGCCGGCAAGAAGCGCAAGTAG
- the rpsS gene encoding 30S ribosomal protein S19 → MPRSLKKGPFVDEHLLRKVVTQNEANTKNVIRTWSRRSMIIPNMLGHTIAVHDGRKHIPVFVTESMVGHKLGEFAPTRTFRGHVKDDKKGRRR, encoded by the coding sequence ATGCCACGCAGTCTGAAGAAGGGCCCCTTCGTCGACGAGCACCTGCTCCGCAAGGTCGTCACGCAGAACGAGGCCAACACCAAGAACGTGATCCGCACCTGGTCGCGTCGCTCGATGATCATCCCGAACATGCTCGGGCACACGATCGCCGTGCACGACGGCCGCAAGCACATCCCGGTGTTCGTCACCGAGTCGATGGTCGGTCACAAGCTCGGCGAGTTCGCGCCGACCCGCACCTTCCGTGGTCACGTGAAGGACGACAAGAAGGGCCGTCGCCGCTAA
- the rplV gene encoding 50S ribosomal protein L22, which translates to MVESIARVRHIRVTPQKARRVIELIRGKQAHEALAILKFAPQGASEPVYKLVASAIANARVKADSTNSFLDERDLYVSRVFVDEGTTLKRFQPRAQGRAFRINKRTSHITVVLATPDEVEAAATSKKASK; encoded by the coding sequence ATGGTGGAGTCGATCGCACGCGTGCGACACATCCGCGTCACGCCTCAGAAGGCCCGTCGCGTCATCGAGCTGATCCGCGGCAAGCAGGCCCACGAGGCCCTCGCCATCCTGAAGTTCGCCCCCCAGGGCGCTTCGGAGCCCGTGTACAAGCTGGTCGCCTCGGCGATCGCGAATGCACGGGTCAAGGCGGACTCGACGAACAGCTTCCTCGACGAGCGCGACCTCTACGTGAGCCGCGTCTTCGTCGACGAAGGTACGACCCTGAAGCGGTTCCAGCCGCGCGCCCAGGGCCGCGCCTTCCGCATCAACAAGCGCACCAGCCACATCACGGTCGTCCTCGCGACGCCGGATGAGGTCGAGGCTGCCGCGACGAGCAAGAAGGCGAGCAAGTAA
- the rpsC gene encoding 30S ribosomal protein S3: protein MGQKVNPYGFRLGITTDHVSHWFTDSTKPGQRYADYVAEDIKVREYLKKTLDRAGVARIELERTRDRVRVDIHTARPGIVIGRRGAEAERVRGELEKLTKKQIQLNILEVKNPETEAQLVAQGIAEQLSARVAFRRAMRKGLQGAQRAGAKGVRIQVSGRLGGAEMSRSEFYREGRVPLHTLRANIDYGFYEARTTFGRIGVKVWIYKGDITNKELAREQANQRSSRPERRGGPRGERGDRRGGDRGGRQQQAPQDAPAGAGVEA, encoded by the coding sequence ATGGGCCAGAAGGTCAACCCGTACGGCTTCCGTCTCGGGATCACGACGGACCACGTCTCGCACTGGTTCACCGACAGCACGAAGCCGGGTCAGCGCTACGCCGACTACGTGGCCGAGGACATCAAGGTGCGCGAGTACCTGAAGAAGACCCTCGACCGCGCCGGCGTCGCCCGCATCGAGCTCGAGCGCACCCGTGACCGCGTCCGCGTGGACATCCACACCGCGCGTCCGGGCATCGTCATCGGTCGCCGGGGCGCCGAGGCGGAGCGCGTCCGTGGCGAGCTCGAGAAGCTCACCAAGAAGCAGATCCAGCTCAACATCCTCGAGGTCAAGAACCCCGAGACCGAGGCCCAGCTCGTCGCGCAGGGCATCGCCGAGCAGCTCTCCGCTCGTGTCGCGTTCCGTCGCGCCATGCGCAAGGGCCTGCAGGGTGCACAGCGCGCCGGCGCCAAGGGTGTCCGCATCCAGGTGTCGGGTCGTCTCGGCGGCGCCGAGATGTCGCGCTCGGAGTTCTACCGCGAGGGCCGCGTGCCCCTGCACACGCTCCGCGCGAACATCGACTACGGCTTCTACGAGGCCCGGACCACGTTCGGCCGCATCGGCGTGAAGGTCTGGATCTACAAGGGCGACATCACGAACAAGGAGCTCGCTCGCGAGCAGGCGAACCAGCGTTCGTCGCGCCCGGAGCGTCGTGGCGGCCCCCGTGGCGAGCGCGGCGACCGCCGTGGCGGCGACCGTGGCGGCCGTCAGCAGCAGGCCCCGCAGGACGCGCCGGCCGGCGCAGGAGTTGAGGCGTAA
- the rplP gene encoding 50S ribosomal protein L16, which yields MLIPRRVKHRKQHHPKRSGQATGGTKVSFGDYGIQALTPAYVTNRQIESARIAMTRHIKRGGKVWINIYPDRPLTKKPAETRMGSGKGSPEWWVANVKPGRVLFELSGVNEDIAREALTRAIHKLPLKARIIKREEGDA from the coding sequence ATGCTTATTCCCCGTCGAGTCAAGCACCGCAAGCAGCACCACCCGAAGCGTTCGGGCCAGGCCACCGGTGGCACCAAGGTGTCGTTCGGTGACTACGGCATCCAGGCGCTGACGCCCGCTTACGTGACCAACCGTCAGATCGAGTCCGCTCGTATCGCCATGACGCGTCACATCAAGCGTGGCGGCAAGGTGTGGATCAACATCTACCCGGACCGTCCGCTCACGAAGAAGCCCGCCGAGACCCGCATGGGTTCCGGTAAGGGTTCCCCCGAGTGGTGGGTCGCCAACGTCAAGCCGGGCCGTGTGCTCTTCGAGCTCTCCGGCGTCAACGAGGACATCGCCCGTGAGGCGCTGACCCGTGCAATCCACAAGCTGCCCCTCAAGGCACGCATCATCAAGCGCGAGGAGGGCGACGCATAA
- the rpmC gene encoding 50S ribosomal protein L29 — protein sequence MAIGSKELRPTELDTFENERLADELKKAKEELFNLRFQSATGQLESHGRLRAVKRDIARIYTVLRERELGIRATPAPVETAPKAKKTTKKAEKPAESAEAETAEEK from the coding sequence ATGGCGATCGGTTCCAAGGAGCTCCGTCCGACGGAGCTCGACACGTTCGAGAACGAGCGTCTTGCTGACGAACTGAAGAAGGCCAAGGAGGAGCTCTTCAACCTCCGCTTCCAGTCGGCCACCGGCCAGCTGGAGAGCCACGGTCGTCTCCGTGCCGTCAAGCGCGACATCGCTCGCATCTACACCGTCCTCCGCGAGCGCGAGCTCGGCATCCGTGCCACTCCCGCGCCCGTCGAGACCGCCCCCAAGGCCAAGAAGACGACCAAGAAGGCTGAGAAGCCGGCTGAGTCGGCCGAGGCCGAGACCGCCGAGGAGAAGTAA
- the rpsQ gene encoding 30S ribosomal protein S17: MANEEKTSAASARGYRKTRRGYVTSDKMDKTIVVEVEDRVKHALYGKIIRRTSKVKAHDELGTAGVGDLVVISETRPLSASKRWRLVEILEKAK; the protein is encoded by the coding sequence ATGGCGAACGAAGAGAAGACCTCCGCCGCCTCCGCTCGCGGCTACCGCAAGACGCGTCGTGGCTACGTCACGAGCGACAAGATGGACAAGACCATCGTGGTCGAGGTCGAGGACCGCGTGAAGCACGCGCTCTACGGCAAGATCATCCGTCGCACGTCCAAGGTGAAGGCCCACGACGAGCTCGGCACCGCTGGTGTCGGCGACCTCGTCGTGATCAGCGAGACCCGTCCCCTCAGCGCTTCCAAGCGCTGGCGCCTGGTCGAGATCCTCGAGAAGGCCAAGTAG
- the rplN gene encoding 50S ribosomal protein L14, with translation MIQQESRLKVADNTGAKEILTIRVLGGSGRRYAGLGDVIVATVKDAIPGGNVKKGDVVKAVIVRTKKETRRQDGSYIKFDENAAVILKADGDPRGTRIFGPVGRELRDKKFMKIISLAPEVL, from the coding sequence GTGATTCAGCAGGAATCCCGCCTCAAGGTCGCCGACAACACGGGTGCCAAGGAGATCTTGACCATCCGCGTGCTCGGTGGCTCGGGTCGTCGCTACGCCGGTCTCGGTGACGTCATCGTCGCCACGGTGAAGGACGCCATCCCCGGCGGCAACGTGAAGAAGGGTGACGTCGTCAAGGCGGTCATCGTTCGCACCAAGAAGGAGACCCGTCGTCAGGACGGCTCCTACATCAAGTTCGACGAGAACGCGGCAGTGATCCTCAAGGCTGACGGCGACCCGCGCGGCACGCGCATCTTCGGTCCGGTCGGTCGCGAGCTCCGTGACAAGAAGTTCATGAAGATCATCTCGCTCGCGCCGGAGGTGCTGTAA
- the rplX gene encoding 50S ribosomal protein L24, giving the protein MANIKKGDLVQVITGAKQERGGDRGKQGKVIEVLKDKNRVVVEGVNFVTKHVRVGQTQRGSKTGGIEQHEAPIHVSNVAIVDPKTKKPTRVGFRNEEVEKDGVKKTVRVRYAKKSGEKL; this is encoded by the coding sequence ATGGCGAACATCAAGAAGGGTGACCTGGTCCAGGTCATCACGGGTGCCAAGCAGGAGCGCGGCGGTGACCGTGGCAAGCAGGGCAAGGTCATCGAGGTCCTCAAGGACAAGAACCGCGTCGTCGTCGAGGGCGTGAACTTCGTCACGAAGCACGTCCGCGTCGGCCAGACGCAGCGCGGCTCGAAGACCGGTGGCATCGAGCAGCACGAGGCTCCGATCCACGTGTCGAACGTCGCCATCGTCGACCCGAAGACCAAGAAGCCGACCCGCGTCGGTTTCCGCAACGAAGAGGTGGAGAAGGACGGCGTCAAGAAGACCGTCCGAGTCCGCTACGCCAAGAAGTCGGGTGAGAAGCTCTGA
- the rplE gene encoding 50S ribosomal protein L5 yields the protein MTDTTAAPATKVEPRLKQKYKNEIKAALTEQFGYANVNQVPGLVKVVVNTGVGEAARDSKIIEGAIKDLTAITGQKPQVTKARKSIAQFKLREGQAIGAHVTLRGDRAWEFIDRLVTLALPRIRDFRGLSDKQFDGNGNYTFGLTEQSVFHEIDQDRIDRVRGFDITVVTTAKSDDEGRALLRQLGFPFRSAEQTV from the coding sequence ATGACCGACACGACTGCCGCGCCGGCGACCAAGGTCGAGCCGCGCCTCAAGCAGAAGTACAAGAACGAGATCAAGGCTGCCCTCACCGAGCAGTTCGGGTACGCGAACGTCAACCAGGTCCCCGGTCTGGTCAAGGTCGTCGTGAACACCGGTGTCGGCGAGGCCGCTCGCGACTCGAAGATCATCGAGGGGGCCATCAAGGACCTCACGGCGATCACGGGTCAGAAGCCCCAGGTCACGAAGGCCCGCAAGTCCATCGCGCAGTTCAAGCTGCGTGAGGGCCAGGCCATCGGCGCGCACGTCACCCTCCGTGGTGACCGCGCGTGGGAGTTCATCGACCGTCTCGTGACCCTCGCACTGCCCCGCATCCGCGACTTCCGCGGTCTCAGCGACAAGCAGTTCGACGGCAACGGCAACTACACGTTCGGTCTCACGGAGCAGTCCGTGTTCCACGAGATCGACCAGGACCGCATCGACCGCGTGCGTGGCTTCGACATCACCGTCGTGACCACCGCGAAGTCGGACGACGAGGGCCGCGCGCTGCTCCGCCAGCTCGGGTTCCCGTTCCGTTCTGCCGAGCAGACGGTCTAA
- the rpsH gene encoding 30S ribosomal protein S8 produces MTMTDPVADMLTRLRNANSAHHDAVSLPSSKLKKNIAEILKREGYISEWKIEDARVGETLTIDLKYGPERERSIAGIKRVSKPGLRVYAKSTEIPQVLGGLGVAILSTSSGLLTDREAEQKGVGGEVLAYVW; encoded by the coding sequence ATGACGATGACCGATCCGGTCGCAGACATGCTGACCAGATTGCGGAACGCGAACTCGGCGCACCACGACGCCGTCTCGCTTCCCAGCTCCAAGCTGAAGAAGAACATCGCTGAGATCCTCAAGCGCGAGGGCTACATCAGCGAGTGGAAGATCGAGGACGCCCGCGTGGGCGAGACCCTCACGATCGACCTGAAGTACGGCCCCGAGCGCGAGCGTTCGATCGCCGGCATCAAGCGCGTCTCGAAGCCCGGTCTCCGGGTCTACGCGAAGTCGACGGAGATCCCCCAGGTCCTCGGTGGCCTCGGCGTGGCGATCCTCTCGACCTCGTCGGGACTGCTCACCGACCGTGAAGCCGAGCAGAAGGGCGTGGGTGGGGAAGTCCTCGCCTACGTGTGGTGA
- the rplF gene encoding 50S ribosomal protein L6 yields the protein MSRIGRLPIDIPAGVTVSIDGQNVAVKGPKGELALVVAEPIQAKVEENQVLVTRPDDERSSRALHGLTRTLIANNIVGVTQGYSKGLEVVGTGYRVQAKGNNVEFALGYSHPITVEPPAGISFAVEGNNKLTVNGIDKQSVGEVAANIRKLRKPEPYKGKGVRYAGEIVRRKAGKSGK from the coding sequence ATGTCTCGTATCGGACGTCTTCCCATTGACATCCCCGCTGGCGTGACCGTCTCCATCGATGGTCAGAACGTCGCGGTCAAGGGCCCGAAGGGCGAGCTCGCGCTCGTCGTCGCCGAGCCCATCCAGGCCAAGGTCGAGGAGAACCAGGTCCTCGTCACCCGTCCGGACGACGAGCGCAGCTCGCGTGCGCTGCACGGCCTGACCCGCACCCTCATCGCGAACAACATCGTCGGCGTGACCCAGGGCTACTCCAAGGGCCTCGAGGTCGTCGGCACCGGTTACCGCGTGCAGGCGAAGGGCAACAACGTCGAGTTCGCGCTCGGCTACTCCCACCCGATCACGGTCGAGCCGCCCGCGGGCATCAGCTTCGCCGTCGAGGGCAACAACAAGCTGACCGTCAACGGCATCGACAAGCAGTCCGTCGGCGAGGTCGCTGCAAACATCCGCAAGCTGCGCAAGCCCGAGCCCTACAAGGGCAAGGGTGTCCGCTACGCCGGCGAGATCGTGCGCCGCAAGGCCGGAAAGTCAGGTAAGTGA
- the rplR gene encoding 50S ribosomal protein L18 — translation MGLLKTRGKSKSAAKARRHNRLRKKITGTEARPRLAVTRSARHVFVQVIDDAKGHTLASASTMEADLRTFDGDKTAKARRVGELLAERAKAAGVEAVVFDRGGSKYAGRVAAIADGAREGGLNL, via the coding sequence ATGGGTCTCCTCAAGACACGAGGCAAGAGCAAGTCGGCCGCCAAGGCGCGCCGTCACAACCGCCTCCGCAAGAAGATCACCGGCACCGAGGCCCGTCCGCGTCTCGCTGTCACCCGTTCGGCGCGTCACGTGTTCGTCCAGGTCATCGACGACGCCAAGGGCCACACGCTGGCCAGCGCGTCGACGATGGAGGCCGACCTCCGTACGTTCGACGGCGACAAGACCGCCAAGGCCCGTCGTGTCGGCGAACTCCTCGCCGAGCGCGCGAAGGCCGCTGGCGTCGAGGCCGTGGTCTTCGACCGCGGTGGTAGCAAGTACGCCGGTCGCGTCGCCGCGATCGCCGATGGTGCCCGTGAAGGAGGGCTGAACCTGTGA
- the rpsE gene encoding 30S ribosomal protein S5, whose amino-acid sequence MSDIANTNEDANVETTEAAEATEAEATSTTAPAAKEPEVPVVERPVETAAGSASNNRDSADNRGRRGGGRDRQQGGGRGNDRNGRGGDSQFLERVVTINRVSKVVKGGRRFSFTALVVVGDGNGLVGVGYGKAREVPTAISKGVEEAKKNFFRVPRVGNTIPHPVQGEAAAGVVLLRPAAAGTGVIAGGPVRAVLECAGIHDVLSKSLGSSNTINIVHATVTALQQLEEPRAVASRRGLPVDRVVPDRLLQAEAAALRAASEKAGA is encoded by the coding sequence GTGAGCGACATCGCGAACACGAACGAAGACGCCAACGTCGAAACGACCGAGGCCGCTGAGGCGACCGAGGCCGAGGCCACGAGCACCACGGCCCCCGCGGCCAAGGAGCCCGAGGTCCCCGTCGTCGAGCGCCCCGTCGAGACCGCAGCCGGTTCGGCATCGAACAACCGCGACTCCGCCGACAACCGTGGCCGCCGTGGTGGCGGTCGCGACCGTCAGCAGGGTGGCGGCCGTGGCAACGACCGCAACGGTCGGGGTGGCGACAGCCAGTTCCTCGAGCGCGTCGTGACCATCAACCGCGTCTCCAAGGTCGTCAAGGGTGGTCGTCGCTTCAGCTTCACCGCGCTCGTCGTCGTCGGTGACGGCAACGGTCTCGTGGGTGTCGGCTACGGCAAGGCCCGCGAGGTCCCGACCGCCATCTCGAAGGGCGTCGAGGAAGCGAAGAAGAACTTCTTCCGCGTCCCGCGCGTCGGCAACACGATCCCGCACCCGGTGCAGGGCGAGGCCGCTGCCGGCGTCGTGCTCCTCCGTCCGGCCGCTGCCGGTACCGGTGTCATCGCCGGTGGTCCGGTCCGCGCCGTCCTCGAGTGCGCCGGTATCCACGACGTCCTGAGCAAGTCGCTCGGTTCGTCGAACACCATCAACATCGTGCACGCGACCGTCACGGCGCTGCAGCAGCTCGAGGAGCCCCGTGCGGTCGCAAGCCGTCGCGGTCTCCCCGTCGACCGGGTCGTCCCGGACCGTCTGCTCCAGGCCGAGGCCGCTGCTCTGCGTGCCGCGTCCGAGAAGGCAGGTGCGTGA
- the rpmD gene encoding 50S ribosomal protein L30 codes for MAMLKITQTKSVISEKQYQRDTLRSLGLKRIGRTVLREDNAQNRGYVATVAHLVKVEEVDA; via the coding sequence ATGGCGATGCTGAAGATCACGCAGACGAAGTCCGTTATCAGCGAGAAGCAGTACCAGCGCGACACGCTCCGCAGCCTGGGTCTCAAGCGCATCGGCCGTACGGTCCTGCGTGAGGACAACGCCCAGAACCGCGGGTACGTCGCGACGGTCGCGCACCTCGTGAAGGTCGAGGAGGTCGACGCATGA